One genomic window of Medicago truncatula cultivar Jemalong A17 chromosome 1, MtrunA17r5.0-ANR, whole genome shotgun sequence includes the following:
- the LOC11414660 gene encoding F-box protein PP2-A13 has product MGASISSTASIREKNNEESNSSSSKTGLGDIPESCISSILMHLDPHDICKLARVNRAFHRASSADFVWESKLPSCYKFLANKFLGEENLSTMSKKDVYTKLCQPNRFDGGTKEVLLDKYSGQVCLFMSSKSLKITGIDDRRYWIYIPTEESRFKNVAYLQQMWWVEVIGELEFVFPVGSYSITFRLQLGKSSKRLGRRVCNDDQVHGWDIKPVRFQLSTSDGQRSISECYLHEPGQWAYYHVGDFMVTKPNKPIKIKFSLAQIDCTHTKGGLCIDSAIIRPTEFRERLKKL; this is encoded by the exons atgGGGGCTAGTATTTCTTCAACTGCATccataagagaaaaaaataatgaagagtCTAATTCTTCATCATCAAAAACTGGTCTTGGTGATATTCCAGAAAGTTGCATCTCTTCCATACTCATGCATCTTGATCCACATGACATATGCAAATTGGCTAGAGTCAACCGTGCTTTTCATAGAGCTTCTTCTGCTGATTTTGTGTGGGAATCAAAGTTACCATCATGCTACAAGTTTCTTGCTAATAAATTTCTTGGTGAAGAAAATCTTTCCACTATGAGTAAGAAAGATGTCTACACAAAACTATGTCAACCTAATCGCTTTGACGGTGGTACCAAA GAAGTTTTATTGGATAAATACAGTGGACAAGTTTGTTTGTTCATGTCATCAAAGTCTTTGAAGATAACAGGAATAGATGATAGAAGATATTGGATTTACATTCCAACTGAGGAATCCAG GTTCAAGAATGTGGCATATCTTCAACAAATGTGGTGGGTTGAAGTAATAGGAGAGCTAGAGTTTGTATTCCCTGTGGGAAGTTACAGCATAACTTTCAGACTCCAATTGGGAAAGTCATCAAAACGATTGGGCAGACGTGTGTGCAACGATGATCAAGTTCATGGCTGGGACATCAAGCCCGTTAGATTCCAACTCTCTACATCGGACGGTCAGCGTTCGATCTCAGAGTGTTACTTGCATGAGCCAGGGCAATGGGCTTATTACCATGTTGGAGATTTCATGGTTACAAAGCCCAATAAGCCCATAAAAATCAAGTTTTCTTTGGCTCAAATTGATTGTACTCATACCAAAGGCGGCCTCTGCATAGATAGTGCAATTATTCGCCCAACTGAGTTTAGAGAAAGACTCAAAAAATTATAG
- the LOC11414661 gene encoding dihydrodipicolinate reductase-like protein CRR1, chloroplastic, producing MAALSCQFHSINYLNSQMVKSRSKHSIISCSAQPIQSNIKVVINGAAKEIGRAAVLAVTKARGMEVAGAIDTQHVGEDIGQLCGMDEPLEIPILNDLTMVLGSISQSKATAVVVDFTDPSAVYDNVKQATAFGMKSVVYVPRIKLDTVAALSAFCEKASMGVLVAPTLSIGSILLQQAAISASFHYRNVEIVESKANANDLPSAEANQIANNLSNLGQIYNREDSSTDVLARGQVLGDGIRVHSLVLPGLPSSTTVHFSGLGEIYTIKHDITDVQCLMPGLLLAIRKVVRLKNLVYGLEKFL from the exons ATGGCAGCCTTAAGCTGCCAGTTTCATTCCATCAACTACTTGAATTCTCAAATGGTCAAAAGCAGAAGCAAGCATTCTATAATTTCCTGCTCAGCACAACCTATACAAAGCAATATAAAG GTTGTAATAAATGGAGCAGCAAAGGAAATAGGAAGAGCAGCAGTATTAGCTGTGACAAAGGCCAGAGGAATGGAAGTTGCTGGAGCTATTGATACTCAACATGTTGGGGAAGATATTGGACAG cTTTGTGGCATGGATGAGCCTCTTGAAATACCTATACTAAATGACCTTACTATGGTTTTGGGCTCTATATCTCAG TCCAAGGCCACAGCGGTTGTAGTCGATTTCACCGACCCTTCTGCAGTGTATGACAATGTAAAACAG GCAACAGCATTTGGCATGAAAAGTGTCGTGTACGTGCCGCGAATCAAATTAGATACGGTTGCAGCATTATCTGCATTCTGTGAGAAGGCCAGCATG GGTGTCCTTGTTGCTCCAACCCTTTCCATAGGATCAATATTATTGCAGCAGGCTGCAATTTCAGCCTCTTTCCATTACCGCAACGTCGAAATTGTGGAATCCAAGGCTAATGCAAAT GATCTTCCATCAGCAGAAGCAAACCAAATTGCTAACAATCTCTCTAACCTCGGTCAAATCTATAACAGAGAAGACTCCTCAACAGATGTCTTG GCAAGGGGTCAAGTTTTGGGAGATGGAATTCGCGTGCACAGTTTGGTTTTACCAGGGCTTCCCTCTAGTACAACAGTTCACTTTTCTGGTCTAGGAGAG ATTTACACCATCAAGCATGATATCACAGATGTACAATGTCTTATGCCTGGCTTGTTGTTAGCCATTAGAAAAGTAGTGCGCCTCAAG AACCTGGTATACGGCTTGGAGAAGTTTTTGTGA